A genomic segment from Bacillota bacterium encodes:
- a CDS encoding branched-chain amino acid ABC transporter permease, whose amino-acid sequence MMATLKRPGLKRHLPLSLLVVGLLVYPLLTDKPFYIHVPIRTFVFASVAQAWNILGGYTGQTNLGQAVFFGTGAYTAAILMIDYNIGPWIGMLLGCFLAVLLSMALGYPTFGLVGRYFAIATLGIGEIGQLIALNWGLTGRAVGRYIPIVHDSVWWLQFHRTKEPYYYIALGIMAFAFIVTASLEKTRMGYYWRAIKADQDAAQSLGIPVRRYKMIAAGISAWITAMVGAFYANYVLVVDPFNTLKMDLSIMFMLVAVLGGVGTLWGPFLGALVIIPLSEFTRSQLGGGGGGVDLMVYAALIVIIVMFEPKGILGLLSRLSRRLAAGGGRVEAA is encoded by the coding sequence ATGATGGCGACACTGAAGAGGCCGGGCCTGAAGCGGCACTTGCCGTTGAGCCTCCTTGTCGTGGGGCTGCTGGTGTATCCCCTGTTAACGGACAAACCCTTCTACATCCACGTGCCCATCAGAACCTTTGTCTTCGCCAGCGTCGCCCAGGCGTGGAACATCCTGGGGGGGTACACAGGGCAGACTAACCTAGGCCAGGCCGTCTTCTTCGGGACGGGCGCCTACACCGCGGCAATACTCATGATCGACTATAATATAGGCCCGTGGATAGGGATGCTGCTGGGCTGCTTCCTGGCGGTGCTCCTGTCCATGGCCCTGGGCTACCCCACATTTGGCTTGGTTGGCCGCTACTTTGCCATCGCCACCCTGGGCATTGGGGAGATAGGGCAGCTCATAGCCCTGAACTGGGGACTCACGGGGCGAGCCGTGGGGCGCTACATCCCCATCGTCCATGACAGCGTGTGGTGGCTCCAGTTCCACCGGACGAAGGAACCCTACTACTACATTGCCCTGGGAATAATGGCCTTCGCCTTCATAGTCACGGCCTCCCTGGAGAAGACCCGCATGGGGTACTACTGGAGGGCCATCAAGGCCGACCAGGATGCCGCCCAGAGCCTGGGAATCCCTGTGAGGCGCTACAAGATGATAGCCGCCGGGATCTCCGCCTGGATTACCGCGATGGTGGGAGCCTTCTACGCCAACTACGTCCTGGTGGTGGACCCCTTTAACACCCTCAAGATGGACCTTTCCATCATGTTCATGCTCGTCGCGGTTCTGGGAGGTGTTGGCACCCTCTGGGGCCCCTTCCTCGGGGCCCTGGTCATTATCCCCCTTTCCGAGTTCACCCGGTCCCAGCTGGGCGGGGGGGGTGGCGGCGTGGACCTCATGGTTTACGCTGCACTTATCGTGATCATCGTCATGTTCGAGCCCAAGGGCATCCTGGGGCTATTAAGCAGGCTCAGCCGCAGGCTGGCAGCGGGAGGTGGCCGGGTTGAGGCTGCTTGA